Below is a window of Paramagnetospirillum magneticum AMB-1 DNA.
CGGGCGGTAGCCCCGTGCGTGCAAGTCGTCTTCACGGCGCGATGACGAGGCCGCCCTTGCCGTCCAGGTGACGGTCAGGCGGGGAGGCAGGGGGGGCTTTACGCCCACCTGAAGGGCGGTGACGTCCGGCGACAGGTCCAGGCGCACCCCGGAATCCCGCAAGGCCCCCAGCAGGGCCGTCCGGGTCGCCTCGCCGGGCTGGGCCAGATGGGCGGCCAGGGTTTCCCGTATCCGGGGCGTAGTGGCGATGGCGGCGGTAATGGGCTTGGCTGGCATCACCGTCTCCTGCACCGCATTGACCAGCCCTTTGGGCGCGGCGGGAGAGGGGGGGGCGACGGGTTCCACCACCGTCACCGGCGGCGGCTCGGCGCGGATCACTAGCAGCCCGGCCAGGGCGGCGGCGGCCAGGGCGCCGCTCCACAGCCAGAGGCGGCGGGGCGGTGACGGGCGGGCCTTGGCCAGGGCGGCCTCCACCAAGGCGGGGGGCGCCTTGGGCGGGGCCTGCGTCAGCTCGTCCAGCCAGGCCGGTCCCTGGCCGTCAAGGCGGTCCAGGGCCTGCCGCGCCAGGGCGGCGGCGGCCTGGTCCGGCGTATCGGAGAACAGGGTGCGGCTGAGGTCTTGGTCGCGCATGGGCTTGTCCGACATCGTCATCCCCTGGTCAGACGGGCGGCAGGGGGAATTTCTCCACCCCTTCCGCCCTTAATTCATCCAGCAGCAAGGCTTCCCAGCTTTTCCGCCGCCGATACAGCTCGTCCACCGGCAGGCCCAGCCGTCCGGCGATGTGGCGGGGCGCCAGGGGAGGCACCTCCAGGAAGCGAAGGCGCAGATACTGGCGGGCCAAAGCGGGAAGCCGGGCCATGGCCGCCGCCAAGGCGGTACAGGCCCGCTCCAGCTCCTCCCGTTCCTGCGCCGTGCTCAGGGCTTCCTCGGGCGAGGGCGCCCAATGGGGCAGGGGGCGTTCCCACTCCCGCCCGTCGCCATCCACCAGGGTCAGCGGCACCATGCGCGGCGCGGGCTGGACCAGCCGAGGCCCCAGGGCCGCCTCGGCCCGGTCCAGGGCGGCCATGGCCTCGGCCGCCGGAAGGGACAGCAGATCGGGCAACTGGTCGGCGCGATAGCCCTGGATGTGGACCAGATGATAGGTGCGGCGCTCCAACTCGCCCAGCTTGCGGATGGCGTCGGGCTCGCGCCGCCGCCCGTCGCGGGCGCGCAGGATGTCTTCCATCAGGTTATGGGCGACGCGGCGCACATAGCCGGTGAAGCTGCCCCGCCCGTCATAGCGCCGCACCGGGGACCCGCCATCGGCCATCAGGCGCAGGCGCAACTCCTGCAAGATATCCTCGGCATCCTCGCCTTCCAGCCGGCGGCGGACCATGCGGCCGAGGTCGTCGGCGAAGAAGCGCTCGAAGGCAGTCCAGCCGCGCCGGGAATCCTCGGCCAGCAGGGTGGTGATGCGCTCCGCCAGTCCATCGGCGGCCTTCAGCCCCAGAAAGGTGGAAAAGCCGGACCGGCCGTCCCAGTCGGACAGCATGGCCGCCCGCTCGGCCCCCAGGCGCCGGACCAGGGCGGGAAATTCCCGGGCGCACTCGGCCTCGTCGAACACCTTGCGGCAGCAGCCCCACAGCAGATCGGCCCAGCGGCGGGCCAGCGCCGCCCAGGCCGCGTCGTCGCCGGAGCGCGCTGCCCGCCACAATTCCAGATCGCTTCGGCTATCCCCGCCCATGGCCCTCGAACCGCCCCACACGCCGTGCCGGGGCCATGGTAGCCGGAATCGGCGCGGCGGAAAGGTCAAGAATGGCAGAAAAGGCGAAAGGCCCCCGGTTTCCCGGAGGCCTTTCATGGTGCTGCCGAATGGAATCGAACCATCGACCTTACCCTTACCAATGATGGTCCCCGGAACATATGGTATGCTGTTTCGCCAAAATAACCAAATGTTGCGCCAATCGTACCAAGACAGCCAATGCAGTTCTCTCTATTTTCCTCCGGAATGGTTCATCTGAACCAGGGGGAATATCCTATATCTCGAGGGCGGCGGCGGCGTCCTTGAGGTGGTCAGGGGAGAAGCGGGCATAGACCCTTTCGGTGATCTTGTGGTCGCTGTGCCCCAGGTATTGGGCGATTTTCTCCATCGAAACGCCATCGGCCGCCATCCAAACGGCGGCGGTATGACGTAGGTCGTGCGGCGTGACGTCATCGAGCCCGGCATTGCGGGCGGCGGTGGCGAATGCCTTCTTGATGTTCCCGACCTTGGCCCCGCCATATTCGACCACATAGCCGCTGTCCTCGCGGCGCTGGTTCTGCGCCTGCAAGACGGTGCGCAGGCTCTTGGTCATGGGGACCACGGCGCGGGCCTTCCCTCCCGGCTTATTTCCCAGGAAGATCCGGCCGGCGGAGAAATCGACCTGTGGCCATGTCAGTTCGAGAATGGCTTCCTTGCGCGCCCCGGTGGCCAGGGCCAAGTGGAGGAAGGTCACCAAATGGGGATGCGGCTGCGCGGCGTCGAGAAGCCGCATGAATTCTGGCCTGGTCAACCACCGATCCCGTGGCGGCGGAGGTGAGGGGAGTTCGAAGACCGCTCCGCCGCCGGCGTCTCCCTTCGCCCAGCGGATCGCGGCGGCCAGAAAGGATATTTCCTTGCGGATGGTCGCCGGCGCTTTTCCGCGCTTGGAAGCATATTCCCGGCACCACCCCCGATCGATCTGGTCGGGGCGGAGGCCTGCGCAATGGGGCTTGAGGACGCCCCACATCCATCGCATGTATTCAGAGGTGATGGCCTTGGTATCGGCCAGATAGGCATCAACGATATCGGCTATGGTGTCTGACTTCGGCTGAGCGATCGCCCTTTCGAGATCAGCGCACGCCCGCTGGGCAGCGGGGTAATTATCCGGGGTGGCGTCGAGATTTCCGAGGGACCGGCGGAATCGCTTTCCCCCGACATGGACGACGGCGCACCATTTTCCTCGGAAATCGACGATCCGCACTCGAATTCCTCCACGGCCTGGATCGTGATGCGAATGAGCTTTCCCAGCCGCATGGCCTGGAGCTTTTTCGCGCGGACCAGATTGTAAACATGCTGGTCCGAACATTGCCACCTTTCTGCGAGCTGGGCGGGCGTCAGAGCGCGGGGTTGCATGGTCTTTCTCTCTTAATCCGAGGTCTACTGGGCCGAAGCGGCCGTTCCGGGCGCTGTGACGAGTTGGTCTACGGCCTGTTGATTTCCGATCTGGATGTTCTTGGCCACGACGTCCATCGCCATAGCAGGCGTCGTCACTCTCTGGTCTTGGAGGGCCACTAGCTTCCCAACCATGTTCGACGCGATGGCCAGTATTTCGAGCGGGGAAAGGGCCCCGGCGTGCTTCGCCAAGATTTTGTTTAGATCCTGGTACGCAATCTCGTGGGCGGCGGTGGCAATTCTGTTTGCGGTCATCAGACTATCCTTCCAATTGCATCGGTCTAAACGATGTCAGTAGGGCAGCGGTTCGTGGTGCGGGCACGGGGCAGTCTGTGGATGCCTATCCAGGCAGACGTGGCCCCGGGCGGTGGAATTGATGCAGTCGTGGCACTGCGGCGGCAGTTCTGCCGGCGGGACGGTGTCGTCGTGCGGTGCGGACGTGGTCATGGCTCGGTCCTCCGCGTGGGGATGCGGCGGGCGCCCACCTTGGTCAGGTCGGCGGCCACCCAGTGGCGGCGCCGGAGCGCGATCCGGGCGAGCGCGATGATCTGGTTGCGGCTGCCGCCGTGGCGGAACAGGCCGAGATAGCTGTTGCAGGACGGCATGAAGTCCTCGGCCGGGATCTCCATCAGCCGGCGCAGGGCGGCGCGGTGGGTTCTGGGGCGGCCCTGGCGGCGGTGCGGGCGGATGACGTGGCCGACGAAATCGACGCCCTTGGTGACCGGCGCCACGAAGGTCTTGTGCTCGGCAAGCTTCAGGCCGATTCCGGACAGGTGGTCCCGGATGGCCTCGGCGGCGGACAGCAGCGCCTTGGACTCGGGGTGGATCAGCACCATGTCGTCGACATAGCGGACGTAGTGGCGCATGCCGAGGCGGCGCTTGATCATCTGGTCCAGGCCGTCCAGGTAGACGTTGGCGAAGAACTGGCTGCTCAGGTTGCCGATGGGCAAGCCGATGCCGGGCAGTGCCTGGAACAGGCTTTTGTGCGGCGGAACCAGGGCCAGGGTTCCGGCGCCGTCCTTGACGATGGCATCCCGGCGCACGTCCTGGAACACCAGCTTGCGGCACAATTCCAGCATGGTGGGGTCCTTGATCCGGCGGGCCAGCATGGCGAA
It encodes the following:
- a CDS encoding RNA-directed DNA polymerase, which produces MITQQPSDITVSQLFEAYYDCRRHKRNTASALDFEMVLENNLMDLLAELQAGTWMPGPATVFAITRPRPREVWAAQFRDRIVHHLVYRAINPLFEPAFIADSCACIKGRGTLYGAERLHRHLRSATENWSKPAFYLKADIANFFGSIRHADLFAMLARRIKDPTMLELCRKLVFQDVRRDAIVKDGAGTLALVPPHKSLFQALPGIGLPIGNLSSQFFANVYLDGLDQMIKRRLGMRHYVRYVDDMVLIHPESKALLSAAEAIRDHLSGIGLKLAEHKTFVAPVTKGVDFVGHVIRPHRRQGRPRTHRAALRRLMEIPAEDFMPSCNSYLGLFRHGGSRNQIIALARIALRRRHWVAADLTKVGARRIPTRRTEP
- a CDS encoding RNA polymerase sigma factor — translated: MGGDSRSDLELWRAARSGDDAAWAALARRWADLLWGCCRKVFDEAECAREFPALVRRLGAERAAMLSDWDGRSGFSTFLGLKAADGLAERITTLLAEDSRRGWTAFERFFADDLGRMVRRRLEGEDAEDILQELRLRLMADGGSPVRRYDGRGSFTGYVRRVAHNLMEDILRARDGRRREPDAIRKLGELERRTYHLVHIQGYRADQLPDLLSLPAAEAMAALDRAEAALGPRLVQPAPRMVPLTLVDGDGREWERPLPHWAPSPEEALSTAQEREELERACTALAAAMARLPALARQYLRLRFLEVPPLAPRHIAGRLGLPVDELYRRRKSWEALLLDELRAEGVEKFPLPPV
- a CDS encoding tyrosine-type recombinase/integrase, which produces MRIVDFRGKWCAVVHVGGKRFRRSLGNLDATPDNYPAAQRACADLERAIAQPKSDTIADIVDAYLADTKAITSEYMRWMWGVLKPHCAGLRPDQIDRGWCREYASKRGKAPATIRKEISFLAAAIRWAKGDAGGGAVFELPSPPPPRDRWLTRPEFMRLLDAAQPHPHLVTFLHLALATGARKEAILELTWPQVDFSAGRIFLGNKPGGKARAVVPMTKSLRTVLQAQNQRREDSGYVVEYGGAKVGNIKKAFATAARNAGLDDVTPHDLRHTAAVWMAADGVSMEKIAQYLGHSDHKITERVYARFSPDHLKDAAAALEI